The Pseudomonas aeruginosa genome includes the window CGTCCACCAGGACCAGGTGCTGGCCGTCGATCTCGAACGGCAGCGCCGACGGGCGGACCTGCGGATGCAGGCCGTTCTGGGTGAAGTCGTCGCGGTAGAAGGAGACGTCGAGGGTGCCCAGCGGCTCTTGGTTGCCCAGTTCCCTCAGCAGCGCCTCGGCGACCCAGATGCCGCCGGTATGGATGCCGACGAAGCGCGGCCGCTCGATGCCGCGCTCGGCGAGATGGGCGCGCAGGTCGCTGGCCATGCGCGGCAGGAGTTCGGCGGGATTGGGTAGGCTCATGGTGGCTCCTCGCTGACATCGATGGGATGGCCGCCGGGAGAGCCCGCTGTAGGGAGGCGCCCGCGGTGGCGAAAGCATAATGGCAAACGGCGGCGTGCCGGCTGCCATGGGTCAATCCGGGTGTTCGGCCAGCCAGCCTTCCAGCAGCAGGGCGGCGGCCAGGGCGTCCACCGGTCGCTCGCGGTAGCCGTCGCGCTGGCCCTGGGCCAGGCGCTCGCCCTTGGCGGCATAGGTCGTGAGGCGTTCGTCGTGGGTAAAGACCGGCAGGTTGAAACGGCCGTTGAGGCGGCGGCCGAACTTTTCCGCGCGCTCGCTCATCTCGCTTGGGCTGCCGTCCATGTTCAGCGGCAGGCCGACGACGATGGCGTCCGGCTGCCATTCCTTGATCAGCGCTTCCACCCGGTTCCAGTCCGGCACGCCGTTCTGCGCCTTCAATACGCACAGCTCGCGGGCCTGGCCGGTCACCGCCTGGCCGACGGCGACGCCGATCTGCCGGGTGCCGTAGTCGAAGCCCAGCAGCAGGCGCAGCGGCTTGTCGCTGACCATCAGGCGTGACCGGCCTGGGCGGTGAGCAGGCTGAGGTTGACGCCCAGGCGCGCGGCGGCGGCGCTGAGGCGCTCCTCGGGCGGCAGGTCGAAGAGGATCGCCGGGTCCGCCGGGCAGGTCAGCCAGGCGTTGTCGCTCAGTTCGGCCTCCAGCTGGCCGGCTTCCCAGCCGGCATAGCCAAGGCTGATCAGGCTCTTTTCCGGGCCGGTGCCGGCGGCGATGGCGAACAGTACGTCCTGCGAGGTGGACATCGCCAGCTCGCCCAGTTCCAGGGTCGACTGGTAGCTCAGGCCGCTGGGGTGGAGGACGAAGCCACGGTCGGTCTGCACCGGGCCGCCGTTGTAGATGTCGATGTGCTGGCAGCGCGCCGGCGGCAGGGCGTCCGGCTTGAGCTGTTCGAGGACTTCCGCCAGGTTGAGGCCGCTGGGACGGTTGATCACCAGGCCCATGGCGCCCTGCTCGTTGTGTTCGACCAGGTAGGTCACGGTCTGGGCGAAATTGGGGTCGGCCATGTGCGGCATGGCGATCAGGAAATGATGCTTGAGGTAGGTTGGGCTGCTCTGTTTCATGGCCGCTAGTGTCCTGCTTCGGACGCGAGAAAGCCAGCCTTGCCGGCGCTACTTGCTGGACAGCCGGTCGCCGCGTTCGAAGCGCCAGGTACGGATGATCTCCAGCCGGTCGATGTCGGCCAGGTCGCCGCTGAACGGCGCATAGGGCGCGGCCAGGCGGACGATGCGCTGGGCGGCCTGGTCGAGGATCGGCTCGCCGGAAGACTCCAGCACCTGCACCTCGTAGATGGTGCCGTCGCGGTTGATCGACACCAGCAGCCGCAGGCTGCCGTAGAGCTTCTGCCGGCGGGCCTCGTCGGGGTAGTTGAGGTTGCCGATGCGTTCGATCTTCTTGCGCCAGTCTTCCTTGTACCAGGCGCCCTTGTCGCGCATGGTCGAGGCGGCGCTCAGGCGGTGGATGCGCGGGCGCTTGGCGTAGGCCTGCTGCTCCTTGGCCAGGTCGGCCTCGAGGCTGGCGATTTCCGCCGACAGCTGGGTTGAGTCGAAATGCGGCGCCGGCTTGGCGACCTGCTCGGCCTTCTGTGCCTGGGTCTTGCTCGGTGCCTTCTGCTGGCGCTGGCGGGTGGTGGTCACCGCGGCCTTGGGCGCCTCTTCGCTCCTGGCCTGCTTCGGCGTTGCCGGCGGCGCGACTTTCTTCACCTGGTTGTCCTGGAATGGCGCGACCTCGGTGGTCTTCGGCGCGGCCTTGTGCTCCAGGGTTCCGCTGCCCTGCTGGTTCATCTGCGCGAGGTAGTCGGCCTTCTCCGGCGCCTTGTCGCTCTTGAAGGTGGCCAGGGTGATTTCCAGGGTCTTGCTGATCTGGCTCGGCGCGGGCATGGAGAAGCCCACCCCGAGGATGAGGGCGACGTGCAGGATGGCTGCGATGAACAGGGTGAAGCCCAAACGGTCCGCCGGGCGGACGCCGGCAGCGGCGGAGGGGGACTTGAGGACGGCGGCGTTCATTGCGGATCGTGGTGGCTGGCGTGGGGCGAAGTCTGCCGATGGGGGGCGGAAAAGTCTATGACGCACTCCGCGCCTTGGACACGCGGTCGCTCGCCGTGGCGCATCGGCCGGGCCGAGGCGGGCGGACCGAGGCCCGCCCGTGCGATTCAGCGGGCAGCCAGCTGGGCGGCGATGGCGTCCATCAGCTTGTCGCCGATGCGGGTGTCGAAGGCCTGGTCGATCTCGCGGATGCAGGTCGGGCTGGTGACGTTGATTTCCGTCAGATAATCGCCGATCACGTCGAGGCCGACGAACAGCAGGCCGCGCTCGCGCAGGTGCGGGCCGACCTCGGCGGCGATCCAGCGGTCGCGCTCGCTCAGCGGCTGGGCCACGCCGCGGCCGCCGGCGGCGAGGTTGCCGCGAGTCTCGCCCTGGGCGGGGATGCGCGCCAGGCAGTAGGGCACCGGTTCGCCGTCGATCATCAGGATGCGCTTGTCGCCGTCCTTGATTTCCGGCAGATAGCGCTGTGCCATGATCTGCTGGCTGCCATGCTGGGTGAGGGTCTCGAGGATCACCGAGAGGTTCGGGTCGCCTTCGCGGTGACGAAATATCGACGAACCGCCCATTCCGTCCAGGGGTTTGAGAATGATGTCACGATGCTCGGCGGCAAACTCGCGCAGAATATCGGATCGCCGGCTGACCATCGTCGGCGGAGTGCACTGGGTGAACTGCGTGGCGAAGAACTTCTCGTTGCAGTCGCGCAGGCTCTGCGGCCGGTTCACCACCAGGGCGCCGGCACGCTCGGCCTGTTCCAGCAGGTAGGTCGAATAGACGAATTCGTTATCGAAGGGCGGGTCCTTGCGCATCAGGATCACGTCCAGTTCGTGCAGCGGTTGGTCGCTTTCCGCTTCCAGTTCGAACCAGCGGGAGGCATCGTTGAAGACCTTCAGCGGGCGCATGCGTCCACGCGCGACGCCGGCCTTCTGGTAGAGGTCCTGCTGTTCCATGTAGAACAGCGACCAGCCGCGGGCCTGGGCAGCCAGCAGCATGGCGAGCGAGCTGTCCTTCTTGAAGTTGATGCGCGCGATGGGGTCCATGACGATCCCGAGGCGTACGCTCATGGGAATTCCTCCGAAAGGGGGTGGGTTGTCCGGTCGCGGCGGGGAGGCCGCGTGGCAAGCGGGTTTGACGCTCAGGTTGGCGCCCCGTTTGCGCTTGGTCAAGGAAAAAGCCGGCCTGTTCCGGGCATTATGGATAGAGTTGCGTCGAGTGTGCTAAAAAGGCCCGCGATTGGGTCGCAGCCCGTCGGTGACAGGGCGTTAGCGCACTGAAGAAAACACAGAAGAATGATTCACCGAGTCGATATAGGGCGAACATGGAACAGCAATCCGACGGTTTGAAAGTGATGGTGATCGACGATTCGAAAACGATTCGTCGCACCGCCGAAACACTGCTGAAAAAGGTCGGTTGCGACGTGATCACGGCAATCGACGGCTTCGATGCCCTGGCGAAGATCGCCGATACCCATCCGAACATCATTTTCGTCGACATCATGATGCCGCGCCTGGATGGCTATCAGACCTGCGCCCTGATCAAGAACAACAGCGCGTTCAAGTCCACCCCGGTGATCATGCTGTCCTCCAAGGACGGCCTGTTCGACAAGGCCAAGGGGCGCATCGTCGGCTCCGACCAGTACCTCACCAAGCCGTTCAGCAAGGAAGAGCTGCTGGGCGCGATCAAGGCACACGTACCCAGCTTCACCCCGGTGGACGCCGTTTCCTGATATCCGGCCGCATGGCCGTTGATGCTTATTTCGTGATGGGGATCCCATGGCTCGTATTTTGATTGTTGATGACTCTCCGACCGAGATGTACAAGCTGACCGCCATGCTGGAAAAGCATGGTCACCAGGTACTCAAGGCCGAGAACGGCGGCGACGGCGTCGCCCTGGCCCGCCAGGAAAAGCCCGACGTGGTCCTGATGGACATCGTCATGCCCGGCCTCAACGGCTTCCAGGCGACCCGTCAGTTGACCAAGGACGCCGAGACCAGCGCCATCCCGGTGATCATCGTCACCACCAAGGACCAGGAGACCGACAAGGTCTGGGGCAAGCGCCAGGGCGCTCGCGACTACCTGACCAAGCCGGTGGACGAAGAGACCCTGCTGAAAACCATCAATGCGGTGCTGGCGGGCTGAGCCCGTCGCAGCGCATCGCTCACCCTGACCCCGGAAAGACCAGGCCCCGCATGTCGGACGTTCAGACCCCCTTCCAGCTCCTCGTCGACATCGATCAGCGCTGCCGACGCCTGGCCGCCGGCCTGCCGGCCCAGCAGGAGGCGGTGCAGAGCTGGAGCGGGATCGGCTTCCGCATGGGCGGGCGGTTCTTCGTCGCCCCCATGGGGGAGGTCGGCGAAGTCCTGCACGAACCGCGCTACACCCAGCTGCCGGGCGTGAAGACCTGGGTCAAGGGGGTGGCCAACGTACGTGGCCGCCTGCTGCCGATCATGGACCTCTGCGGTTTCCTCGGCACCGAACTGTCGCCCTTGCGCAAGCAGCGGCGGGTGCTGGTGGTGGAGCACCTGGACGTGTTCGCCGGCCTCATCGTCGATGAGGTGTTCGGCATGCAGCACTTCCCGGTGGACACCTTCAGCGAACAGCTGCCGCCACTAGAAGCGGCACTGCAACCCTTCATTCATGGCGTCTTCCATCGAGAGCAGCCGTGGCTGGTGTTCAGCCCGCATGCGCTGGCGCAACACCAGGGCTTCCTCGACGTCGCCGTATAAACAGCTTCACCGGTTGGGCCGGTCTGCCGGCCCGTGTCGTGACATGGAAATCGTAATCGTGGTCGGTCCGGGCGGGGGCCAAATATGAAGAAAATCAACGCAGGCAATCTTTTCGCGGGCATGCGCAGCAGCTCGGTGATCGCGGGGCTGTTCATCGTCCTCATCGTCTCGATCGTGTTGCTGTTCGCCAACTTTGCCTACCTCAACACCCAGTCGAACCATGACAAGCAGTACATCGGCCATGCCGGCGAACTGCGCGTCCTGTCGCAGCGGATCGCGAAGAACGCCACCGAAGCGGCGGCGGGCAAGGGCGAGGCGTTCAAGCTCCTGAAGGATGCGCGCAACGACTTCGAGAAACGCTGGAACATCCTGGTCAACGGCGACGAGAGTACATCCCTGCCGCCCAGCCCCGAAGCGGTGAAGCCGCAGATGGACGTGGTGCAGCAGGACTGGGACGGCCTGCGCAAGAACGCCGACTCCATCCTCGCCAGCGAACAGACCGTACTGTCCCTGCACCAGGTGGCCTCGACCCTCGCCGAAACCATCCCGCAGCTGCAGGTGGAATACGAAGAGGTGGTCGACATCCTGCTGGAGAACGGTGCCCCGGCCGACCAGGTCGCGGTCGCCCAGCGCCAGTCGCTGCTCGCCGAACGTATCCTCGGCTCGGTGAACAAGGTGCTGGCCGGCGACGAGAACTCGGTGCAGGCCGCCGACAGCTTCGGCCGCGACGCCAGCCTGTTCGGCCGCGTACTGAAGGGCATGCAGGAAGGCAACGCGGCGATGAGCATCTCCAAGGTGACCAACGCCGAGGCGGTGGATCGCCTGAACGAGATCGCCGAACTCTTCGAGTTCGTCTCCGGCTCGGTGGACGAGATCCTCGAGACCTCGCCCGACCTGTTCCAGGTCCGGGAAGCGGCGAACAACATCTTCAGCGTTTCGCAGACCCTGCTGGACAAGGCCTCGCAACTGGCCGACGGCTTCGAGAACCTGGCCGGCGGGCGTAGCATCAACCTGTTCGCCGGTTACGTCCTCGGCGCCCTGGCCCTGGCCTCGATCATCCTGATCGGCCTGGTGATGGTGCGCGAGACCAACCGCCGGCTGGCCGAGACCGCCGAGAAGAACGACCGCAACCAGGCCGCGATCCTGCGTCTGCTCGACGAGATCGCCGACCTCGCGGACGGCGACCTGACCGTGGCCGCGACCGTGACCGAGGACTTCACCGGCGCCATCGCCGACTCGATCAACTACTCCATCGACCAGCTCCGCGAACTGGTGGAGACCATCAACCAGACCGCCGTGCAGGTGGCCGCAGCGGCCCAGGAAACCCAGTCCACCGCGATGCACCTGGCCGAAGCCTCCGAGCACCAGGCGCAGGAAATCGCCGGCGCCTCGGCGGCGATCAACGAAATGGCGGTGTCGATCGACCAGGTATCGGCGAACGCCTCGGAATCCTCGGCGGTAGCGGAACGTTCGGTAGCCATCGCCAACAAGGGCAACGAGGTGGTGCACAACACCATCACCGGCATGGACAACATTCGCGAGCAGATCCAGGACACCTCGAAGCGAATCAAGCGCCTCGGCGAGTCGTCCCAGGAGATCGGCGACATCGTCAGCCTGATCAACGACATCGCCGACCAGACCAACATCCTCGCCCTGAACGCCGCGATCCAGGCGTCGATGGCCGGGGACGCGGGCCGCGGCTTCGCCGTGGTAGCGGACGAGGTACAGCGACTGGCGGAACGTTCCTCGGCGGCGACCAAGCAGATCGAGGCGCTGGTGAAGACCATCCAGACCGACACCAACGAAGCGGTGATCTCGATGGAGCAGACCACCTCCGAGGTGGTCCGCGGCGCGCGCCTGGCCCAGGACGCCGGTGTGGCCCTGGAGGAGATCGAGAAGGTATCCAAGACCCTCGCGGCACTGATCCAGAACATCTCCAACGCCGCCCGTCAGCAGGCATCGTCGGCCGGCCACATTTCCAACACCATGAACGTCATTCAGGAGATCACCTCGCAGACCTCCGCCGGTACCACCGCCACCGCGCGGAGCATCGGCAACCTGGCGAAGATGGCGAGCGAGATGCGCAACTCGGTATCCGGCTTCAAACTGCCGGAGGGCGTGGAGCAGGCCTGAGCATAGGCGCGGCGGCCGCCTGGCGGGCGCCGCGTCGACACCTTGGAAGAGGGGCACGGCATGCAGGCGAACGGCGTCTGGTCACTGCAGCCGCTGGCCGATATGTCGGCAGCGGAGTTCCGCGACTGGCAGGTCCTGTTGGAGAACCGCACCGGCGTGGTGCTCAACGAGCAACGCCGGACGTTCCTGCAGGCCAGCCTGACCGCGCGCATGCGTGAACTGGGCATCGGCGACTACCACAGCTACTACCGCCAGGTGACCGACGGTCCGCGTGGCGCAGTGGAGTGGGCGACCCTGCTGGACCGCCTGACCGTCCAGGAAACCCGTTTCTTCCGTCATCCCCCGTCTTTCGAGCTGCTCGAGCGCTACCTGGGCGAGCGCCTGCGCCGCGAAGGCATGCCGCGGCCCTGGGCCCTGTGGAGCGTCGGCTGCTCCAGCGGCGAGGAACCCTACTCGCTGGCGATGTGCGCCGCGCAGGTGTTGCGCGGGCAGGAACGGGAAGATTTTTTCGGCGTCACCGGAACGGATATCAGCCTTCACGCCCTGCAGCGGGCGCGGCAGGCGAACTATCCGGCCCGCAAGCTGGAGCAACTGGAGGCCGGGCTGGTCGAACGCTATTGCGAACGCCAGGCCGACGGCAGCTTCAGCGTGAAAACGATACTGACCGAGCGCGTCTGCTGCGCCCGGCTGAATGTGCTGGACCTGGCGAAGGCGCCCTGGTCCGGCATGGACGTGATTTTTTGTCAGAACCTGCTGATCTACTTCCGTCGCTGGCGACGGCGCGAGATCCTCAACCGGTTGGCCGAACGGCTGGCGCCGGGAGGCTTGCTGGTGATCGGGGTCGGCGAAGTGGTCGACTGGAGCCATCCGGAGCTCGAGCCGGTCGCCGACGAGCGGGTCCTGGCCTTTACCCGTAAGGGGTACTCAGGCACATGAATGGAGTGGCTATGGGTGACCGG containing:
- the pyrR gene encoding bifunctional pyr operon transcriptional regulator/uracil phosphoribosyltransferase PyrR, which translates into the protein MSLPNPAELLPRMASDLRAHLAERGIERPRFVGIHTGGIWVAEALLRELGNQEPLGTLDVSFYRDDFTQNGLHPQVRPSALPFEIDGQHLVLVDDVLMSGRTIRAALNELFDYGRPASVTLVCLLDLNARELPIRPDVVGQTLSLGRDERVKLVGPAPLALERKVLSSAS
- the ruvX gene encoding Holliday junction resolvase RuvX, coding for MVSDKPLRLLLGFDYGTRQIGVAVGQAVTGQARELCVLKAQNGVPDWNRVEALIKEWQPDAIVVGLPLNMDGSPSEMSERAEKFGRRLNGRFNLPVFTHDERLTTYAAKGERLAQGQRDGYRERPVDALAAALLLEGWLAEHPD
- a CDS encoding YqgE/AlgH family protein, producing the protein MKQSSPTYLKHHFLIAMPHMADPNFAQTVTYLVEHNEQGAMGLVINRPSGLNLAEVLEQLKPDALPPARCQHIDIYNGGPVQTDRGFVLHPSGLSYQSTLELGELAMSTSQDVLFAIAAGTGPEKSLISLGYAGWEAGQLEAELSDNAWLTCPADPAILFDLPPEERLSAAAARLGVNLSLLTAQAGHA
- a CDS encoding energy transducer TonB, which produces MNAAVLKSPSAAAGVRPADRLGFTLFIAAILHVALILGVGFSMPAPSQISKTLEITLATFKSDKAPEKADYLAQMNQQGSGTLEHKAAPKTTEVAPFQDNQVKKVAPPATPKQARSEEAPKAAVTTTRQRQQKAPSKTQAQKAEQVAKPAPHFDSTQLSAEIASLEADLAKEQQAYAKRPRIHRLSAASTMRDKGAWYKEDWRKKIERIGNLNYPDEARRQKLYGSLRLLVSINRDGTIYEVQVLESSGEPILDQAAQRIVRLAAPYAPFSGDLADIDRLEIIRTWRFERGDRLSSK
- the gshB gene encoding glutathione synthase, with the translated sequence MSVRLGIVMDPIARINFKKDSSLAMLLAAQARGWSLFYMEQQDLYQKAGVARGRMRPLKVFNDASRWFELEAESDQPLHELDVILMRKDPPFDNEFVYSTYLLEQAERAGALVVNRPQSLRDCNEKFFATQFTQCTPPTMVSRRSDILREFAAEHRDIILKPLDGMGGSSIFRHREGDPNLSVILETLTQHGSQQIMAQRYLPEIKDGDKRILMIDGEPVPYCLARIPAQGETRGNLAAGGRGVAQPLSERDRWIAAEVGPHLRERGLLFVGLDVIGDYLTEINVTSPTCIREIDQAFDTRIGDKLMDAIAAQLAAR
- the pilG gene encoding twitching motility response regulator PilG, which encodes MEQQSDGLKVMVIDDSKTIRRTAETLLKKVGCDVITAIDGFDALAKIADTHPNIIFVDIMMPRLDGYQTCALIKNNSAFKSTPVIMLSSKDGLFDKAKGRIVGSDQYLTKPFSKEELLGAIKAHVPSFTPVDAVS
- the pilH gene encoding twitching motility response regulator PilH, with product MARILIVDDSPTEMYKLTAMLEKHGHQVLKAENGGDGVALARQEKPDVVLMDIVMPGLNGFQATRQLTKDAETSAIPVIIVTTKDQETDKVWGKRQGARDYLTKPVDEETLLKTINAVLAG
- a CDS encoding chemotaxis protein CheW; amino-acid sequence: MSDVQTPFQLLVDIDQRCRRLAAGLPAQQEAVQSWSGIGFRMGGRFFVAPMGEVGEVLHEPRYTQLPGVKTWVKGVANVRGRLLPIMDLCGFLGTELSPLRKQRRVLVVEHLDVFAGLIVDEVFGMQHFPVDTFSEQLPPLEAALQPFIHGVFHREQPWLVFSPHALAQHQGFLDVAV
- the pilJ gene encoding chemotaxis chemoreceptor PilJ, giving the protein MKKINAGNLFAGMRSSSVIAGLFIVLIVSIVLLFANFAYLNTQSNHDKQYIGHAGELRVLSQRIAKNATEAAAGKGEAFKLLKDARNDFEKRWNILVNGDESTSLPPSPEAVKPQMDVVQQDWDGLRKNADSILASEQTVLSLHQVASTLAETIPQLQVEYEEVVDILLENGAPADQVAVAQRQSLLAERILGSVNKVLAGDENSVQAADSFGRDASLFGRVLKGMQEGNAAMSISKVTNAEAVDRLNEIAELFEFVSGSVDEILETSPDLFQVREAANNIFSVSQTLLDKASQLADGFENLAGGRSINLFAGYVLGALALASIILIGLVMVRETNRRLAETAEKNDRNQAAILRLLDEIADLADGDLTVAATVTEDFTGAIADSINYSIDQLRELVETINQTAVQVAAAAQETQSTAMHLAEASEHQAQEIAGASAAINEMAVSIDQVSANASESSAVAERSVAIANKGNEVVHNTITGMDNIREQIQDTSKRIKRLGESSQEIGDIVSLINDIADQTNILALNAAIQASMAGDAGRGFAVVADEVQRLAERSSAATKQIEALVKTIQTDTNEAVISMEQTTSEVVRGARLAQDAGVALEEIEKVSKTLAALIQNISNAARQQASSAGHISNTMNVIQEITSQTSAGTTATARSIGNLAKMASEMRNSVSGFKLPEGVEQA
- the pilK gene encoding type 4 fimbrial methyltransferase PilK, yielding MQANGVWSLQPLADMSAAEFRDWQVLLENRTGVVLNEQRRTFLQASLTARMRELGIGDYHSYYRQVTDGPRGAVEWATLLDRLTVQETRFFRHPPSFELLERYLGERLRREGMPRPWALWSVGCSSGEEPYSLAMCAAQVLRGQEREDFFGVTGTDISLHALQRARQANYPARKLEQLEAGLVERYCERQADGSFSVKTILTERVCCARLNVLDLAKAPWSGMDVIFCQNLLIYFRRWRRREILNRLAERLAPGGLLVIGVGEVVDWSHPELEPVADERVLAFTRKGYSGT